The Micromonospora sp. NBC_01740 genome includes a window with the following:
- a CDS encoding dihydrodipicolinate synthase family protein: MDRDSVDWFGYLPAVTTPFTATGELDLAAWRGQLDWLAAERLHGVIVGGTTGEWFSLSEQERAELFRTAAERVGDRLTVLGGCNAYTPAEAIRHAEAARAAGLHGILLTPPPYVVPTRAEVVAFYRAVSEAVDIPLCVYNWPRGTGVDLDADLLLELSALDTVVAVKNSTPDFGGFVRSLVALRHRVRYFGIPTNEVGIELMTTIGGDGLMGAGAVLGADHPDFFRALRAGDLDRARVLGARDRVIMEDWFGPDYGARFGNAQAIMKYALTLRGVPAGHVRAPLLPLTPAEQDRVRATMSQLDLLP, from the coding sequence GTGGACCGTGACAGCGTCGACTGGTTCGGCTACCTCCCGGCCGTCACCACCCCGTTCACCGCCACGGGCGAGCTGGACCTCGCCGCCTGGCGCGGGCAACTGGACTGGCTCGCCGCCGAGCGGCTGCACGGGGTGATCGTCGGCGGCACCACGGGCGAGTGGTTCAGTCTCAGTGAACAGGAGCGGGCCGAGCTGTTCCGGACGGCCGCCGAGCGGGTCGGCGACCGGCTCACCGTGCTCGGCGGCTGCAACGCGTACACGCCGGCGGAGGCCATCCGGCACGCCGAGGCCGCCCGGGCCGCCGGCCTGCACGGCATCCTGCTCACCCCGCCGCCGTACGTGGTGCCCACCCGCGCCGAGGTCGTGGCGTTCTACCGGGCCGTCTCCGAGGCCGTCGACATCCCGCTCTGCGTCTACAACTGGCCCCGCGGCACCGGCGTCGACCTGGACGCCGACCTGCTGCTGGAGCTGAGCGCGCTGGACACCGTGGTGGCGGTCAAGAACTCCACCCCCGACTTCGGCGGCTTCGTCCGGAGCCTGGTGGCCCTGCGGCACCGGGTGCGCTACTTCGGCATCCCCACCAACGAGGTGGGCATCGAGCTGATGACCACGATCGGCGGCGACGGGCTGATGGGCGCCGGCGCCGTGCTCGGCGCCGACCACCCCGACTTCTTCCGCGCGCTGCGCGCCGGGGACCTCGACCGGGCCCGGGTCCTCGGCGCCCGCGACCGCGTGATCATGGAGGACTGGTTCGGGCCCGACTACGGCGCCCGGTTCGGCAACGCGCAGGCGATCATGAAGTACGCGCTCACCCTGCGCGGCGTGCCGGCCGGGCACGTCCGTGCGCCGCTGCTCCCGCTGACCCCCGCCGAACAGGACCGCGTCCGGGCCACCATGAGCCAGCTCGACCTGCTCCCATGA
- a CDS encoding helix-turn-helix domain-containing protein gives MLGDQLRDLRQQHSLTLRQLAAAADVSPALLSQIENGATDPSLATLRKLAKVFDTSIAALFSEPDAPLVHISRPGSRSRLAAPPGQIAYDRLTPGRGDLEVLEAELAPGDASSTEPWAHPSTECAIAVTGEVVAEIGGENYVLKTGEAITFDSRLPHLYRNASDQRARLIIAVTPPTP, from the coding sequence ATGCTCGGTGACCAGCTCCGCGACCTGCGCCAGCAGCACTCCCTCACGCTGCGCCAGCTCGCGGCGGCGGCCGACGTGTCGCCCGCCCTGCTCAGCCAGATCGAGAACGGCGCCACGGACCCCAGCCTGGCCACCCTGCGTAAGCTCGCCAAGGTCTTCGACACCTCCATCGCGGCGCTGTTCTCCGAGCCGGACGCCCCGCTGGTGCACATCAGCCGGCCCGGCTCGCGGTCCCGGCTCGCCGCGCCTCCCGGGCAGATCGCCTACGACCGGCTCACGCCGGGGCGGGGCGACCTGGAGGTGCTGGAAGCCGAGCTGGCGCCCGGCGACGCCAGCTCCACCGAGCCGTGGGCGCACCCCTCCACGGAGTGCGCGATCGCCGTCACCGGTGAGGTCGTCGCGGAGATCGGCGGCGAGAACTACGTGCTGAAGACCGGCGAGGCGATCACCTTCGACTCCCGGCTGCCCCACCTCTACCGCAACGCCAGCGACCAGCGGGCCCGGCTCATCATCGCGGTCACCCCGCCGACCCCCTGA
- a CDS encoding ABC transporter substrate-binding protein codes for MSVSPRRLRVGAIALAALAIASSTACSAGGSGGNGDGGSAKTLTVNTSFVLKTLDPGRIYEATGLTAVHSLYDTLLTFEGSDVSKPVPALAESFEASPDAKTFTFKLREGVKFSDGTALTADDVVFSLNRLKNVKASPAVMVSGLTFAKTDERTVVVTSATADPNIPVVLAMPSTGVVNSKVAKEHGATDAADAAKSDTAQQYLDTNSVGSGPYVLKSYDPSAQVVLETNPNYWGDKPEFSRVVLRNMDVQTQKLTMQRAGGSEIALDISGKLLEGLPGSLKTSAMQDTVYFLFLNADPAVSPVSSNAKFNQALRAAIDYEGIAGLYGKGAAPGAGLVAPAYPGALPAEEQSKRDVAKAKALLTEAGLTNPTVKFNYPAITYKGVDLGTVATKVQGDAAEAGIKLELTPQPLTTFLDEMRTGKMALGFTPQSLNYPVADSLINNMSPGQATALRSGWTVERADPAVVAAGKKVTETLDLAARAAAMQEWQRAMNAASPYVVLASNSSTVVASGDLTGTDYTAAGWQVDLAAVGRG; via the coding sequence ATGTCGGTGTCCCCTCGCCGGCTCCGCGTCGGAGCGATCGCTCTGGCGGCGCTGGCCATAGCCTCCAGCACCGCGTGCAGCGCGGGCGGCAGCGGAGGAAACGGTGACGGCGGTTCGGCCAAGACCCTCACCGTCAACACCTCGTTCGTCCTCAAGACCCTCGATCCCGGCCGGATCTACGAGGCGACCGGCCTCACCGCCGTGCACTCGCTCTACGACACCCTGCTGACCTTCGAGGGCTCGGACGTGAGCAAGCCGGTCCCGGCCCTGGCCGAGTCGTTCGAGGCGTCGCCCGACGCCAAGACCTTCACCTTCAAGCTGCGCGAGGGCGTGAAGTTCTCCGACGGCACCGCGCTGACCGCCGACGACGTGGTCTTCTCCCTCAACCGGCTGAAGAACGTCAAGGCCAGCCCGGCCGTCATGGTCAGCGGCCTCACGTTCGCCAAGACCGACGAGCGGACCGTGGTGGTCACCTCGGCGACCGCCGACCCGAACATCCCGGTGGTGCTCGCGATGCCCTCCACCGGCGTGGTGAACTCCAAGGTCGCCAAGGAGCACGGCGCGACCGACGCCGCCGACGCCGCCAAGAGCGACACCGCGCAGCAGTACCTCGACACGAACTCCGTCGGCAGCGGCCCGTACGTGCTCAAGTCGTACGACCCGTCGGCGCAGGTGGTGCTGGAGACCAACCCCAACTACTGGGGCGACAAGCCCGAGTTCAGCCGCGTCGTGCTGCGCAACATGGACGTGCAGACCCAGAAGCTGACCATGCAGCGGGCCGGCGGCTCCGAGATCGCGCTGGACATCTCCGGCAAGCTGCTGGAGGGGCTGCCGGGCAGCCTGAAGACCTCCGCCATGCAGGACACCGTCTACTTCCTCTTCCTCAACGCCGACCCGGCCGTCTCGCCGGTGAGCTCGAACGCGAAGTTCAACCAGGCGCTGCGGGCCGCCATCGACTACGAGGGCATCGCCGGGCTGTACGGCAAGGGCGCCGCCCCCGGCGCCGGCCTGGTGGCCCCGGCCTACCCGGGCGCGCTGCCCGCCGAGGAGCAGTCGAAGCGTGACGTGGCGAAGGCCAAGGCGTTGCTCACCGAGGCAGGGCTGACCAACCCCACGGTCAAGTTCAACTACCCGGCCATCACCTACAAGGGGGTCGACCTGGGCACGGTCGCGACGAAGGTGCAGGGCGACGCCGCCGAGGCCGGCATCAAGCTGGAGCTCACCCCGCAGCCGCTGACCACCTTCCTCGACGAGATGCGTACGGGCAAGATGGCCCTCGGGTTCACCCCGCAGAGCCTGAACTACCCGGTCGCCGACTCGCTGATCAACAACATGTCTCCCGGCCAGGCCACCGCGCTGCGCTCGGGCTGGACGGTGGAGCGGGCCGACCCGGCCGTCGTGGCCGCCGGCAAGAAGGTCACCGAGACCCTCGACCTGGCCGCCCGGGCCGCCGCCATGCAGGAGTGGCAGCGGGCGATGAACGCCGCCTCGCCGTACGTCGTCCTGGCCAGCAACTCCTCCACCGTGGTGGCGAGCGGCGACCTGACCGGCACGGACTACACCGCCGCCGGTTGGCAGGTCGACCTCGCCGCGGTGGGCCGGGGGTAG
- a CDS encoding ABC transporter permease, with protein MTTTVDDAEPGAVTTTVSRPRPRRALLVFLLKRVAITAGLLLGVTIVTFGLVTVVPGDPVTANLSDQALNDPAAVAAFQEKWGLDQPLYVQYFQYLGNLLTGDLGISQQTGRTVADDLFQYVPATMELAIPTMVLALLIGTGIGMLAAVRNGRVTDQLIRVGALLGLSTPPFWLSLVVLYVFFYQLGLAPSGGRLSTDFSPPPTKTGMYTVDAALAGQWDVAWDAAQHLILPVLVLTSLTVAMLVRFVRSSMLEVLQQDYIRAAYAKGLPARVVFRRHLLRAGLVPVITVSGLAFASLLSGTVLVENIFGWPGLGQYAYRSATALDLPAILGVSLFVALVYTLVNLTVDLLYGLIDPRIRLS; from the coding sequence ATGACGACGACAGTCGACGACGCCGAGCCGGGCGCGGTCACCACGACCGTGTCCCGGCCCCGGCCGCGCCGGGCACTGCTGGTCTTCCTGCTCAAGCGGGTGGCCATCACCGCCGGCCTGCTGCTGGGCGTCACGATCGTGACGTTCGGCCTGGTCACCGTGGTGCCCGGCGACCCGGTCACGGCCAACCTCTCCGACCAGGCGCTCAACGACCCGGCCGCGGTAGCCGCGTTTCAGGAGAAGTGGGGCCTGGACCAGCCGCTGTACGTGCAGTACTTCCAGTACCTGGGCAACCTGCTGACGGGTGACCTCGGCATCTCGCAGCAGACCGGCCGCACGGTGGCCGACGACCTGTTCCAGTACGTGCCGGCGACCATGGAACTGGCCATCCCCACCATGGTGCTGGCGCTGCTCATCGGCACCGGGATCGGCATGCTCGCCGCCGTGCGCAACGGTCGGGTCACCGACCAGCTGATCCGCGTCGGCGCGCTGCTCGGCCTCTCCACCCCGCCGTTCTGGCTGTCGCTCGTCGTGCTCTACGTCTTCTTCTACCAGCTCGGCCTGGCGCCCAGCGGCGGACGGCTCTCGACCGACTTCAGCCCGCCGCCGACGAAGACCGGCATGTACACGGTCGACGCCGCCCTCGCCGGCCAGTGGGACGTCGCCTGGGACGCCGCCCAGCACCTGATCCTGCCGGTGCTCGTGCTGACCAGCCTGACCGTGGCGATGCTCGTCCGGTTCGTCCGCTCGTCCATGCTGGAGGTGCTCCAGCAGGACTACATCCGGGCCGCGTACGCCAAGGGCCTGCCCGCCCGGGTGGTGTTCCGCCGGCACCTGCTGCGGGCCGGCCTGGTCCCGGTGATCACCGTCTCCGGGCTCGCCTTCGCCTCGCTGCTCTCCGGCACGGTGCTGGTGGAGAACATCTTCGGCTGGCCGGGCCTCGGCCAGTACGCGTACCGCAGCGCGACGGCGCTGGACCTGCCCGCGATCCTCGGCGTCAGCCTGTTCGTGGCGCTGGTCTACACGCTGGTCAACCTCACCGTCGACCTGCTGTACGGGCTCATCGACCCGAGGATCCGCCTGTCATGA
- a CDS encoding ABC transporter permease, with the protein MTALAPDPVAPDPKATAALTRRRFLGGRLRGRSTARPIWRQPIAVVALVILGGWLLAALLAPLVAPFDPLAQSPDAYAPPSGTHWFGTDSLGRDVFSRVIHGSRLSIPLALAIVSLALLIGGLLGLVAGYVGRFVDEALMRLTDLVFAFPQIILAMAVTAAFGPSTRNAVLALVIVSWPVYARVIRSAVLTMRGEDYLSAARLLGIGPMRALRRDVLPNSVGPAIVLATLELGNAVLLLSALSFLGLGPRPPAAEWGSMVALGSQDLSMWWVSVFPGLAILTVVMAFNVLGDALRDRIDPRYAKGR; encoded by the coding sequence ATGACCGCACTCGCACCCGATCCCGTGGCGCCCGACCCCAAGGCGACCGCCGCGCTGACCCGGCGCCGATTCCTGGGCGGCCGGCTGCGGGGACGTTCGACGGCGCGGCCCATCTGGCGCCAGCCGATCGCCGTGGTGGCCCTGGTCATCCTCGGCGGGTGGCTGCTGGCGGCGCTCCTCGCCCCGCTCGTGGCGCCGTTCGACCCGCTGGCGCAGAGCCCCGACGCCTACGCGCCGCCGTCCGGCACGCACTGGTTCGGCACCGACTCCCTCGGCCGGGACGTGTTCAGCCGGGTGATCCACGGCTCCCGCCTGTCGATCCCCCTCGCGCTCGCCATCGTCTCGCTCGCCCTGCTGATCGGCGGCCTCCTCGGCCTGGTCGCCGGCTACGTGGGCCGGTTCGTCGACGAGGCGCTGATGCGCCTGACGGACCTGGTCTTCGCGTTCCCGCAGATCATCCTGGCGATGGCCGTCACGGCCGCGTTCGGCCCCAGCACCCGCAACGCCGTCCTCGCGCTGGTCATCGTCTCCTGGCCGGTCTACGCCCGGGTCATCCGCAGCGCCGTGCTGACCATGCGCGGCGAGGACTACCTCAGCGCCGCCCGGCTGCTCGGCATCGGGCCGATGCGGGCGCTGCGCCGCGACGTTCTGCCCAACAGCGTGGGGCCGGCGATCGTGCTGGCCACCCTCGAACTGGGCAACGCCGTGCTGCTGCTCTCCGCGCTCTCCTTCCTCGGCCTCGGCCCCCGCCCGCCGGCCGCCGAGTGGGGCTCGATGGTGGCGCTCGGCTCGCAGGACCTCTCCATGTGGTGGGTCAGCGTCTTCCCCGGTCTGGCCATCCTCACCGTGGTGATGGCCTTCAACGTGCTCGGCGACGCGCTGCGCGACCGGATCGACCCCCGCTACGCGAAGGGACGTTGA
- a CDS encoding ABC transporter ATP-binding protein — protein MAPLLEVDSLAVTLPGPTGPLPILHDVSFTVDEGEMVGIAGESGCGKSLTAQTLLGLLPAGAKVTGSARFAGTELLGLDTKRWQKVRGAGIAMVFQDPTAALHPMLTIGRQLTEHMQVHLGLDRRAADRRAVELLEQVRIPDPQRAVRAYPHQFSGGMRQRAAIAIALAARPRLLIADEPTTALDVTVQAGILALLDQLRAETGLAVAFITHDLGVLSALTTRGYVFYAGRVVETGPTGALLTAPRHPYTAALLGARPHGTQAVGTLRPIPGGPPAPGQAPPGCPFQPRCGYAEPSCGSAPPPLAPAGADRSVACVVRPHLEVAA, from the coding sequence ATGGCACCCCTGCTCGAGGTCGACTCCCTGGCCGTCACCCTGCCCGGTCCCACCGGGCCGCTGCCGATCCTGCACGACGTGTCGTTCACCGTCGACGAGGGCGAGATGGTCGGCATCGCCGGGGAGAGCGGGTGCGGCAAGAGCCTCACCGCGCAGACCCTGCTCGGGCTGCTGCCCGCCGGCGCCAAGGTCACCGGATCGGCCCGGTTCGCCGGCACCGAACTACTCGGCCTGGACACGAAGCGCTGGCAGAAGGTACGCGGTGCCGGCATCGCGATGGTCTTCCAGGACCCCACGGCGGCGCTGCACCCGATGCTCACGATCGGCCGGCAGCTCACCGAACACATGCAGGTCCACCTGGGCCTGGACCGGCGGGCGGCCGACCGGCGGGCGGTGGAACTGCTCGAGCAGGTCCGCATCCCCGACCCGCAGCGGGCGGTGCGGGCGTACCCGCACCAGTTCTCCGGCGGCATGCGGCAGCGGGCGGCCATCGCGATCGCCCTCGCCGCCCGCCCCCGCCTGCTGATCGCCGACGAGCCCACCACCGCGCTCGACGTGACGGTGCAGGCCGGCATCCTGGCGCTGCTGGACCAGTTGCGCGCCGAGACCGGGCTGGCCGTCGCGTTCATCACCCACGACCTCGGGGTGCTCAGCGCGCTCACCACCCGCGGGTACGTCTTCTACGCCGGGCGGGTGGTGGAGACCGGTCCCACCGGGGCGCTGCTCACCGCGCCGCGGCACCCGTACACGGCGGCGCTGCTCGGCGCCCGCCCGCACGGCACCCAGGCCGTCGGCACGCTGCGCCCCATCCCGGGCGGGCCGCCGGCGCCGGGGCAGGCGCCGCCCGGGTGCCCGTTCCAGCCCCGGTGCGGGTACGCCGAGCCGTCCTGCGGCAGCGCGCCGCCCCCGCTCGCCCCCGCCGGCGCCGACCGGTCGGTGGCCTGCGTGGTCCGTCCGCACCTGGAGGTGGCGGCATGA
- a CDS encoding ABC transporter ATP-binding protein, giving the protein MNEPVGSGNLLEISDVEVEYKARGRGPVRAVAGVSLEVAPGQIVGLVGESGCGKSSLARVAVGLAAPSAGAIRFAGRPVTPLGWRRRPEPQVGLQMVFQNPYASLNPRRTIGAQLLDGVPDTVTGAARRARVADLLDRVGMPAGAAERYPHQFSGGQRQRLAIARALAPEPRMIIADEPVTALDASSQAQVVNLLVGLVRDLDMGMLFISHDLSLVHEIADVTAVMYLGRIVETAPTRQLWRSPRHPYSQALIDAVPQIGPHPQLPRTLAGEVPDPAHAPTGCRFRPRCPHAFAPCGEQPPTLDLGGRSAACWLNDPTVAPTTAPAA; this is encoded by the coding sequence ATGAACGAGCCCGTCGGCTCGGGCAACCTGCTCGAGATCAGCGACGTCGAGGTCGAGTACAAGGCGCGCGGCCGGGGGCCGGTGCGGGCCGTGGCCGGGGTGAGCCTCGAGGTGGCGCCCGGCCAGATCGTCGGCCTGGTCGGCGAGTCCGGCTGCGGCAAGTCGTCGCTGGCCCGGGTGGCGGTCGGGCTGGCCGCGCCGAGCGCCGGGGCGATCCGGTTCGCCGGCCGCCCGGTCACCCCGCTCGGCTGGCGGCGCCGGCCGGAGCCGCAGGTCGGGCTCCAGATGGTCTTCCAGAACCCGTACGCGTCGCTGAACCCCCGGCGCACCATCGGCGCCCAGCTCCTCGACGGGGTGCCGGACACGGTGACCGGCGCCGCCCGCCGGGCGAGGGTCGCCGACCTGCTGGACCGGGTCGGCATGCCGGCCGGGGCCGCGGAGCGGTACCCGCACCAGTTCTCCGGCGGCCAGCGGCAGCGGCTCGCCATCGCGCGGGCGCTCGCGCCGGAGCCCCGGATGATCATCGCGGATGAGCCGGTCACCGCGCTGGACGCCTCGTCCCAGGCGCAGGTGGTCAACCTGCTCGTCGGGCTGGTCCGGGACCTGGACATGGGCATGCTGTTCATCTCGCACGACCTGTCCCTGGTGCACGAGATCGCCGACGTCACGGCGGTGATGTACCTGGGCCGGATCGTGGAGACCGCGCCCACCCGTCAGCTGTGGCGCTCGCCCCGGCACCCGTACAGCCAGGCGTTGATCGACGCGGTGCCGCAGATCGGCCCGCACCCGCAGCTGCCCAGGACGCTCGCCGGGGAGGTGCCCGACCCGGCGCACGCGCCGACCGGGTGCCGGTTCCGGCCGCGCTGCCCGCACGCGTTCGCGCCGTGCGGCGAGCAGCCGCCCACGCTCGACCTCGGCGGCCGCAGCGCCGCCTGCTGGCTCAACGACCCGACGGTGGCGCCGACCACCGCGCCCGCCGCGTAG
- a CDS encoding amidohydrolase family protein — protein MHIPTEQVLVNLALYDGVRDDLQRDQGIWVGADGTIRAVGPVDDVLAEAGGARVVDLHGDHVMPGLTNMHVHLSLGLPGHFGDEVHRSNLAELVLLMADSARRTLHSGVTTARLVGESRYADFALRKGIERGAVDGPRIFTAGHALCCTGGHGWEADALEADGADGFRRLTRQQIRAGADLIKVCISGGIAGEFESIDTPQLLDDELAAVIRVAHDWGRKVTAHAGPAESVRRAVELGLDCVEHGYELTDEVTRLMADRGVWYVPTIVVSRCEQFFRDAGVPGWLMDRALGAGPRHWESLQHAIRNGVPIALGSDMPPHAGYDETTATVRELEFMVDAGMPVADALKSATIRPAQWLGQADTLGSVEVGKHADLLVLRDDPTRSVSALRTLHAVLKGGVGYRDDHGRLGVAR, from the coding sequence ATGCACATCCCCACCGAACAGGTCCTGGTCAACCTCGCGCTCTACGACGGCGTGCGGGACGACCTCCAGCGCGACCAGGGCATCTGGGTCGGCGCCGACGGCACGATCCGCGCGGTCGGTCCGGTCGACGACGTCCTCGCCGAGGCCGGCGGCGCCCGGGTGGTCGACCTGCACGGCGACCACGTCATGCCCGGCCTGACCAACATGCACGTGCACCTCTCGCTCGGCCTGCCCGGCCACTTCGGCGACGAGGTGCACCGCTCGAACCTCGCCGAGCTGGTGCTGCTGATGGCCGACTCGGCGCGGCGGACCCTGCACTCCGGGGTCACCACCGCCCGGCTCGTCGGCGAGAGCCGGTACGCCGACTTCGCCCTGCGCAAGGGCATCGAGCGCGGCGCGGTGGACGGCCCACGGATCTTCACCGCCGGGCACGCCCTCTGCTGCACCGGGGGGCACGGCTGGGAGGCCGACGCCCTGGAGGCCGACGGGGCGGACGGGTTCCGCCGGCTCACCCGGCAGCAGATCCGGGCCGGCGCCGACCTGATCAAGGTGTGCATCTCCGGCGGCATCGCCGGCGAGTTCGAGTCGATCGACACCCCGCAGCTGCTCGACGACGAGCTGGCGGCGGTGATCCGGGTGGCGCACGACTGGGGCCGCAAGGTCACCGCGCACGCCGGCCCCGCCGAGTCGGTGCGCCGCGCCGTGGAACTCGGGCTGGACTGCGTCGAGCACGGCTACGAGCTGACCGACGAGGTGACCCGGCTGATGGCCGACCGGGGTGTCTGGTACGTCCCGACCATCGTGGTCAGCCGCTGCGAGCAGTTCTTCCGCGACGCCGGCGTGCCGGGCTGGCTGATGGACCGCGCCCTGGGCGCCGGGCCCCGGCACTGGGAGAGCCTCCAGCACGCCATCCGCAACGGAGTGCCGATCGCACTGGGCAGCGACATGCCGCCGCACGCCGGCTACGACGAGACGACCGCGACCGTGCGTGAGCTGGAGTTCATGGTGGACGCCGGGATGCCCGTGGCCGACGCGCTGAAGTCCGCCACCATCCGCCCCGCGCAGTGGCTGGGCCAGGCCGACACGCTCGGCAGCGTCGAGGTGGGCAAGCACGCCGACCTGCTGGTCCTGCGCGACGATCCCACCCGGTCGGTGTCCGCGCTGCGCACCCTGCACGCGGTGCTCAAGGGCGGCGTCGGATACCGCGACGACCACGGCCGCCTGGGCGTCGCCCGATGA
- a CDS encoding DUF885 domain-containing protein gives MTTITEVADGYLDALAELAPEAAEAAGRTPGSHFADLSPDGFAARAELARGTATAAAGADADGTAQRALAGALRDRLASEVDLYDAGFTTRLLAPLATPVHLVRQVFDNLPRATDEDWAVVAAHLRRVPTALGQYAETLRWSAKRGHLVARRQVLAVADQCTAWVTADDFYGRLVAGHPGGPLAGELAAGARSAAAATADFAAFLRTELAPRATDVDGVGRDLYAVTARSFLGATVDLDELYAYGWAELARTAAEQRAVAAELGHPDVASARAALDADPAGRVPVGPDLERWLRERTEQLTDALDGPHFDIPAATRHVVCRLSPAASGVMYYTPPDAGLTRPGGIWWSTPPGESTVPVWRHVGTLCHEGLPGHHLQHAITLTTAELHPWQRSLCQVHGYAEGWAHYAERLADELGLYAGPAERLGMLDGQMWRAARVVIDLGLHLDVPIPPGNGVTDARRWTPELAVDFLVRVAGLDPATARFEVDRYLGWPAQALAFKVGARLWQQARREVERREGAGFDRKRFHHRALRLGPMGLDPLRARLAELS, from the coding sequence ATGACGACCATCACCGAGGTCGCCGACGGGTACCTCGACGCGCTCGCCGAGCTGGCCCCGGAGGCCGCCGAGGCGGCGGGTCGTACCCCCGGATCGCACTTCGCGGACCTCTCCCCCGACGGCTTCGCGGCCCGCGCGGAGCTGGCGCGCGGCACCGCCACGGCGGCGGCCGGCGCCGACGCCGACGGCACGGCGCAGCGGGCCCTCGCGGGCGCGCTGCGCGACCGGCTGGCCAGCGAGGTCGACCTCTACGACGCGGGCTTCACCACCCGGCTGCTCGCCCCGCTGGCGACGCCGGTGCACCTGGTCCGGCAGGTGTTCGACAACCTGCCGCGCGCCACCGACGAGGACTGGGCGGTCGTCGCCGCGCACCTGCGCCGGGTGCCCACGGCCCTCGGCCAGTACGCCGAGACGCTGCGCTGGTCGGCGAAGCGGGGACACCTGGTGGCCCGCCGGCAGGTGCTGGCGGTTGCCGACCAGTGCACCGCATGGGTCACCGCCGACGACTTCTACGGCCGGCTGGTGGCCGGCCACCCGGGCGGGCCGCTCGCCGGGGAGCTGGCTGCCGGGGCGCGGTCGGCCGCCGCCGCGACGGCGGACTTCGCCGCGTTCCTGCGCACCGAGCTGGCGCCCCGGGCCACCGACGTCGACGGCGTCGGCCGCGACCTGTACGCCGTCACCGCGCGCAGCTTCCTCGGGGCGACCGTCGACCTGGACGAGCTGTACGCGTACGGCTGGGCGGAGCTGGCCCGCACCGCCGCCGAGCAGCGGGCGGTCGCCGCCGAGCTGGGCCACCCCGACGTGGCGTCGGCGCGGGCCGCGCTGGACGCCGACCCCGCCGGCCGGGTGCCGGTCGGGCCCGACCTGGAGCGGTGGCTGCGCGAGCGCACCGAACAGCTCACCGACGCCCTCGACGGACCGCACTTCGACATCCCGGCCGCCACCCGCCACGTGGTGTGCCGGCTCAGCCCCGCCGCCTCCGGCGTCATGTACTACACCCCGCCCGACGCCGGGCTGACGCGGCCGGGCGGAATCTGGTGGTCGACGCCCCCCGGCGAGTCGACGGTGCCGGTGTGGCGGCACGTCGGGACGCTCTGCCACGAGGGGCTGCCCGGGCACCACCTCCAGCACGCGATCACCCTCACCACCGCCGAGCTGCACCCGTGGCAGCGGTCGCTGTGCCAGGTGCACGGGTACGCCGAGGGCTGGGCGCACTACGCCGAACGCCTCGCCGACGAACTGGGCCTCTACGCCGGTCCCGCCGAGCGGCTCGGGATGCTCGACGGGCAGATGTGGCGCGCGGCCCGGGTGGTCATCGACCTCGGCCTGCACCTGGACGTGCCGATCCCGCCCGGGAACGGCGTCACCGACGCGCGCCGGTGGACCCCCGAGCTGGCCGTGGACTTCCTGGTCCGCGTCGCCGGGCTGGACCCGGCGACCGCGCGGTTCGAGGTCGACCGCTACCTGGGCTGGCCGGCGCAGGCGTTGGCCTTCAAGGTCGGGGCGCGGCTCTGGCAGCAGGCCCGCCGGGAGGTCGAACGGCGCGAGGGCGCGGGATTCGACCGCAAGCGGTTCCACCACCGCGCCCTGCGGCTCGGCCCGATGGGGCTGGATCCGCTGCGCGCCCGCCTCGCCGAACTCTCCTGA
- a CDS encoding nuclear transport factor 2 family protein, whose protein sequence is MTVDDLTAAITDMYRSLGDRSAFDARLHPELTIWESDAPELLDGLAALDDLRDRRAADRGPAAPPTSVAPEQFRVESWDDTGLVRYVLRARYAGGQPDDCFRVTDVLRRDERGWRIVHHHAEAVR, encoded by the coding sequence ATGACCGTTGACGATCTCACCGCCGCCATCACCGACATGTACCGGTCGTTGGGCGACCGGTCGGCGTTCGACGCCCGCCTGCACCCCGAACTGACGATCTGGGAGTCCGACGCGCCCGAGCTGCTGGACGGGCTGGCCGCCCTGGACGACCTGCGGGACCGCCGGGCGGCGGACCGGGGCCCGGCCGCGCCCCCCACCTCGGTCGCGCCCGAGCAGTTCCGGGTCGAGTCGTGGGACGACACCGGCCTGGTCCGCTACGTCCTGCGGGCCCGGTACGCGGGCGGGCAGCCGGACGACTGTTTCCGGGTGACCGACGTGCTGCGCCGCGACGAGCGGGGCTGGCGCATCGTGCACCACCACGCGGAGGCGGTCCGATGA
- a CDS encoding TIGR04076 family protein has translation MSAEEPVTDLYDLRVVVERIEGRSVCGLRPGDYIDLTESNRLSIPTGKHFCLYALAACLPLLPAKQRPLPPEDWLARDSHVACPDPDERVIMRIERTARRQIPTGDLT, from the coding sequence ATGAGCGCCGAGGAACCGGTCACCGACCTCTACGACCTGCGGGTCGTGGTGGAGCGGATCGAGGGCCGGTCCGTCTGCGGCCTACGGCCGGGTGACTACATCGACCTGACCGAGTCGAACCGGCTCAGCATCCCGACGGGCAAGCACTTCTGCCTCTACGCCCTCGCCGCGTGCCTGCCGCTGCTGCCGGCCAAGCAGCGGCCGCTGCCGCCGGAGGACTGGCTGGCCCGGGACAGTCACGTGGCCTGCCCGGACCCGGACGAGCGGGTCATCATGCGCATCGAACGGACCGCCCGGCGGCAGATTCCCACTGGAGACCTGACGTGA